AAGCGATGCCAGTTCGCCCCAGTCCACCCCACGATAGAGGCGCGGGCTGGCCATGGAGCGCCACAGGCTGGGGCGGATCGGCATATGTTCGAAATAGGCCTGATAGGCCGCCGCTCGCCGCGCCGCGAAAATTTCGGGAGGTAGCCCCTCTCGATTGGCGAGCGCGGCATAATCGTTCAGCACCTCATGATCGTCCCATGTGACGAGCCAGGGCACGCGCCGGTGCGCTTCCTGCAAATCCGGATCGGTGCGATAGAGGGCGTAGCGGGCGCGGTACCCATCCAGATCGCGTGGTTCGGGCGCGCCGAAATCGCGGACCTTGGGCTGGTCGGGATAGGATGTTTCGTAAATATAGTCGCCGACCTGCACGATCAGGTCGGGATCGCCCGCCAGCATGTCGCGATAGGCGCCGAACCATCCCAATTCCCAATGCTGGCAGGATGTGAGCGCCAGCCGCAACCGGTTGGTGCGGTCCGGCACGGTTGCGGTACGCCCGACCGGGCTGGTCGCGCCAAGCGCATGGAAGCGATAATGATAGGGGCGCCCCGGTCGTAGTCCGGTCAGTTCGAGATGGATGCTGTGCGCCGCCTCGGGATGCGCGTTCAATGCGCCGGTCCGGACGATGTTGCGAAATCCTTCATCCTCGGCGACCTCGTAACGGACCGGGATCGATCCGGCCCGAACAGGGTGGGCGTCGGGGCCGACGAGGCGCGTCCACAAAACGAAGCCGTCGCGGGATGGATCGCCGCTGGCGACGCCGAGCGCAAAGGGGTCGGCCTGCGCAGTGAAGGGTGCGGCGAGCACCCGGAGCGGCGTGGCGCCAAGCGCGACCATGGCGCCCAGCACGGCGCGGCGATGCCAGGGAGAGGCTTGCATCGGGCGGCCCTATCGGCGGCGTTTGACAGTAATGCGACAGCGACCCCCGACGAATGTGGATATTGTCCCGATATTGTCATGCCGACTGACTAACCGCCCCGCTCATCTGAAGGGGGAAGCCGCCGTGACCTGGTTGAGGGATGTAGACCGCTGGTTCATTGATGAGATATTGCCGCACCGGGTCGCTTTCCGGCGGCAGGCGGCTCGGCTGGTCCCCACGGCCGAGGCCGAGGATCTGGTGCAGGAGGCCTATGCCCGCGCGATCAATGCGTCGCATCATCGCGAGATCGTCAATCCCCGCAGCTTCGTCCTCACCATCATCCGCAATCTGGCGCATGAACGTCATCGTCGCGCCACCGTCGTGCGGTTCGAGCATCTGGCCGATATGGAAGCGATGGAAATTGCCGATAGCGCGCCGGATCAATTTGCAGTGCTATCGGGCAATATGGAGCTGGCACGGCTGATCGCGCTGATGGAGCAATTGCCGCCACAGGCGCGCGCGGTGGTGAAGATGCGGCGGATCGAAGGATTATTGCCGGGCGATATAGCGGTGCGGATGGGTTTGTCGGTCTCTACTGTAGAGAAGCATCTTGCCAAAGGGCTGGCCATTCTTGCCTATGCGATGCAGGAAGCGCCACCGCAGGAAGAAAGGGCCCCGTTTTCGCGCTTATGGCAACGCCACCGACACCAGAGAAAATGATGGAGGAAGCCGCCGGCTGGCTGGCGGCGCTCGATGCAGGCTCGGTCACGCCGCAGGCTTTCGAACAATGGCGTGCGGCCGATCCCCGCCATGCCATCGCCTTTGCCCAGGTGGCTCATGCCTTCGAGCAGGTGGAGCGTCTACGCGCGGTCGAGGACCGTCCGGCCGAACCGGCGCCCACCGCCATCAACCGCCGTGGGATGTTGCGTGCCGGCGTCTTGGCCGGTGGTGCGTCGGTCGCCGGCGCGCTGCTGGCGGTACGCGCCACTGCGCGCGAACATGCCAAAACGGCGATAGGTGAACGGCGCGCGCTGGTGCTGGACGATGGCACCCGGATCGAACTTAATACAGGCACGCGGATCAGTTGGCGGATCGACAAGGGGGAAAGCCGCATCTGGTTGGAGCGTGGCGAGATCGGCCTTACGGTTCCGGCTTCGCTGCGCGGCAAGCTGACATTGGAGGCAGGAAGCGCACGATTCACACTCGGCACCGGCAGCTTCAATGCGCGACAGCAACCTGAATCCTTCGACTTTCTCGTGCTGAATGGCATGGCCGATAGCGTACGGGGCGATGGGCTTACAGCAGGGGCGATGGCGCGCGTGATCGGCCAGAACGTGGCTATCGGACCGGCCGACCCGGTAACGCTGGACCGGGCGCGCAGCTGGAAAGATGGTCAACTGGTGTTCGAAGGCGAGAGCCTCGACTTCGTCGTGGCCGAATTTAATCGCTATCTCGACCCCAGGATCGTCATCGCCGATCCGGCGCTGTCGCGCATTCGGCTGGGGGGGCGTTTTACGACCACCAACCCCAATGATCTGCTGACCGCATTGCATGCGTCGTTCGGCATCCGATCGCAGCGCAGCGAAAATGGAGCCATTACCCTCACGGCCGGCTGATAATTTTTTTGCAGCTGCGATAGAGGTCGTGCCGCGCCCACCCATCCCATCCTCCGAGAGACGCTTCCATCGGAGGGCAATAATGAGTTTTCATGTCGTCGCACTACCCTTGATCCTCGCCGCGGCGCCCGCCAGTGCCGCGAGCGATCGCGCTATCGCCTTCAACATCCCGGCGCAGAATATGGCGACGTCGCTGAACGAGTTCGGTCGGCAGGCCGGCGTGCAGATGGTCTTCCCCTATGACGCCATCGCCGGTCGCCGCTCGATCGCGCTCAAGGGGCGCTTTTCCCGTGCCGAGGCGCTGCGCCGCCTGATCGCCGGACGAGGCGTGGCCATTTCCTACGAGGGCGCGGCGATGATCTCGCTCGCCGTCGCCAAGGCGCCGACCGAATTGTCGGCTGCCGAAGCGGGGGCGGGCGTTGCGGGTGGCGGTGACATCATCGTCACCGCGCAAAAGCGGGTCGAAGACCTGTCGAAAGTACCGCAGGCGATCACCGTCGTTTCGGGCGTGGAAGCGGCAGAACGCAAGATTACCGATTTCGCCAGTCTGGTCGATGAAGTACCGGGCCTGTCGATCAACTACAGCACGGGCGGCGAAAGCTATGGCCTGCTGACCATCCGCGGGATCGGCGGCGCCGACGACTACAAGCCCAATGGCAGCCCGTCGGTCGCCCTTCATGTGGACGGCGTCTATCAAAGCTCCAACGCCTATCTCGGCATGCCTCTGTTCGATCTGGAGCGGATCGAGGTGCTGCGTGGGCCGCAGGGCACTCTCTATGGCCGCAACACCACGGCCGGCGTCGTCAACGCGATCACGCGCGGCGGCCGCGACACGTTCGACGGCTATGCCGATGTGCGTTATGGCAGCTATGACAGCCTGCGCGCGGAAGCGGCGATCGGCGGTCCGGTCAGCGACAATATGCGCGTGCGACTGGCAGTGATGACCGATCAGGGCGGCGGCTTCATGAACGGGAAGGGCGCGGGCGATCTGGCGGGCGCGCAACTGAGCGTCGGCGGCGTGGTCCAGAGACAGGTGCCTGCGATCAACGATCCGGGCGCACGCAAGGGCTTTGGCGACAAGGATCTGTTTGCCGCGCGCGGTACGGTGGATATCGATTTCGGTCCAGATACCAGTCTGACGCTGAAGGCCTTTGCCAGTCGCGACCGTGGCGATGCCCGTCAATATGACCGCATCAGCGCAGCGGAGGACAGCAGTGTTCTCAATGCCGGCGAAGATAAAGACCCCTACAGCTTCTATTCGCGGGCCTATTTTCAGCAACGGATCGACATCAAAGGCGCGTCCGCACAATTTTCGCACCTGCTGAACGATGCCACCCGCTTCGACATGGTCGCCGGCTGGCAGTCGAGCCAGCGCAATATCGGCGGCAATGGCGATGGCACGCCCTATCCCCAATATGAATATCTGTTCGATGAAGATCTGAGCCAGGCATCGCTCGAAATGCGCCTGCGCAACGAGCAGCAGGGGCGTTTCAACTGGTTGATCGGCGGCTTCTACATGAGCGACAAGATCGACTATCAGAGCCAATGGACCAGCTGGGCCGCGCGGACCATATATCATAATGTCCATAATCAGCGCCGCCGTAGCGCCGCGCTGTTCGGTCAGGCTGATTATGAGTTGTTGCCCAAGATCAAGCTGACGCTGGGCCTGCGCTATACCAAGGACGATGTGGATTCGCAGGGCCGCAACATCGACGATAACCCTTGGGGCATATCCAATTACGCCACATTTTTCGCGACGACGCCCAATTTTCAGTGGGACAAGCAGTTCAAGGATGACGACCTGTCCGGCCGTGCTGCCGCGCAGTGGTTCATCACCGACGATTTGAATGTCTTCGCGTCGGTCGCGCGCGGCTATCGTTCGGGCGGCTTTGATGGCACGTCGATCATGACGCTGGCCGAGACGGAGCCGTTCCAGTCCGAGACGGTCTGGGCTTATGAAGCGGGCGTGCGTTATTATAAAGGGCCGATCCGTCTGTCGCTTGACGCCTTCGCCAATGATTTCGACAATCTTCAGGCGACGACGCGCCTCGACAATGACACCAACGGCCGCACTAATGTCGGTAAGGCCAAGACCCGCGGCTTCGAAGCCGCACTGGACGTCAACCTGCTGAACAGCGGCGGGCACAAACTCGATTTCGACGCATCGGGCACCTATCTCTATTCGAAGATCACCGAGTTTAATTCCAACCGCATCGCCGATGTGACCGCGACTGTCGGCGATCCGCTGCCCGGTGCGCCGAAATGGACCGGTCGGGTCGGCCTCGTCCACAGCTACAGATTCGGTGATGGCTGGGTGCTAAAGAGCCGCGCCAACATCTTCCATCATGGCAAGGAATCGAACCGCCTGAACGCGGTCGTCGGCAACACCTCGCCGGCTTACACGCTGCTCAATGCCCGGATCGAGCTGGAATCGCCGCATGGCTGGTCGATCTATGCCATGGGCCGAAACATCACGGACGAAGTCTATTATCCCGAAATGAACGGCGCGTCGCGTATGGTCGGTGCGCCCGCCACCTATGCGATGGGCGTTCGCATGAGCTTCTAAAAACCGGCCGAAGGTGGCTCCGCTTATGCGGGGCCTCCAGCCTTCGGGTCGCCCGGTGAGGCGCCATCTGCCAATGCCTTGGCAGGTGGCGCCTTGTCATTATGGCGCATTTGTCCTGACGGGTAGAAGAGATCGGTCGATATCGGCAGCCAAACGGGCCGGAGGTAGCGCTAGGTGACGAGGCGGCTTCATTGCCGACGCCTATCCATCACCGTGGCAGCTTCAGATGGCATGGATCACCGCAGGCTGAAAGCGACGAGGATCGTCAGCTCGACGACATCAGGCTCTCGGCGGGAATTGCCGGCAGGGGCTGGGCACGTATGAGCATATCGAGTGCGGCCTGATCCAGGTCGAAAGATCACGATTCCCCGACGATAGCAGAGGATGGCACCATGCGGACGCGGTTCACGCCGAAGCATATATGGGCGGTGCCCTGCTGACGAATTGCACGGGCGCGGGCCGGGTTCCAGATGCACTAGGATCAGGCTTTCCCAATCAGGCCTGACGTGACTGGAAAGCCGATCGACGTTGGGAGCAACTGCGCGCGCCGGCTCGGGTGGCGCAACCAACGGCTGCAATTCGACCACAAGCGGCGCGAAGATCCGAAACTGCGATCGGGCTTGCAGATGGTCAAGAGAAGTGGACTTGCTGTGGCTGGCCAGTCCAGATGGCGATCAAATGACCGGTAGAGGTGAATTTGGAATAGGCAGTTTTTATTCTCTCTATCCTAGGAAATCGCACGCCGTCCCAAAGCCGGATCGTCTGTGAAGATCGCATCGACACCCGTTGCAAGATAGCGCTGCATCTCTGCAATGCTGCCTTCTTCGTTGCGCGCGGAAACGCCTTTGTCGCTGCGAAAATCGGCGGCCAGGAACTGATTTTCCGGGCGGAAGGTCCAGATGCTGACGAGAAGGCCCGCCGCATGTGCGGCATCGACGAGCCCCGTGGGTTTTGTCAGGCGCTGATCCTCGTCCACAGGAATGATCATCCGGACATGGGGCGCAAGATAATCTGCATAGCTGGCGATTTCGGAAAGACCTGCGGGCGTCAGCATATCGCGATAGAAGCGCTTGTTGCCCGCCGCCTGCACATCGGCCGGCATCTGGGCCGGGTCGCCGATCAACTGGGCCAGCTGGATGTTGGGATAGGCGCCGATCCTGCCGCGCAACGCGCGTAGATTAGCGACCTCGAACGACTGGATGGCGAACGGCGCGCGTTGCAGATAGGCGCTCTTGCCGATGATATCGATCAGCCGCTGCTCCTGTTGCAGGCCGATGCCTGCGAAATAGGTGGAATGCTTGATCTCCGGGATCAGGCCGATGGTCCGGCCGCGCGCGGCGGATTCGGCCGCCACGAAATCGGCGATTTCCTCCATCGACACGATCTGGAATGCGCCGTCATAGGATTGGCTTTCGGGCCGTATGGCGCCCAGCCGCTCTTTCGCGCGTAACGTCTTGAGTTCCGCGAAGGTGAAATCCTCCGTGAACCAACCTTCCTGTCGCTCGCCGTCGATCGTTTTGACCGTCTTGCGCGCGGCAAAATCGGCCCGGGCGGCAACGTCGCTGGTTTCCGCGATATTATTCTCGTGCCGCGCGACCAGCACGCCGTCCTTCGTAGCGACCAGGTCAGGCTCGACATAGTCGGCCCCGTCTTGGATCGCCTTGGCATAGGCGGCAAGCGTATGTTCTGGGCGCAGCGCCGATGCGCCGCGATGGGCGATGAGCAGCGGCGGACCCTTGCGACGGGCAGGGGCGGCGATCGCTGCCCCCACATCCGTCGCAAATGCGGCGGTCAGGCCGGCACCCGCCTGAAGCAGCGAACGGCGGGATACCGACCTGTCCTGCATCAGTAGTTCACCGACAATGTGGCGAACCACTGGCGCGGCGGGATTGGGTAGACATTGTAATTGTTGGTGTTCGCACTCGCCTGCACCGTCGATGCACCCGTCGTGTCGAACAGGTTGGTGACGTTCAGGCTGATCTCCGCCTTTTGCAGGCCGACCATGCTGGCGGGCAGGCGATAAGCGATCCGGGCGCTGGCCTGGAACACCGACTTGACCGATGCATCGTTGGTGAAGGTGGTGACACGGCGGCCGACATAGTCGCCGATCATCTGGGCATCGAAATCGCCGAGCGTCAGCGTCGCAACCGTCTTGTTCATCCACTTCGGGCTGACAGGGATCAGCTTGCCGCCGGTGGGCACGACGCCGCCCACGGTCGCGATGCCGCCGATCCGCGTGCCAGTCGCGGCGCCAGTGATAGTGCTATAGTCGCTGTCGTAGATGGAGCGGTTGTAGGACACGGCGTTGTAGAGCGAGAAGACCTGCCCGAAGCGCAGCGTCAGCGCCGCGTCGATACCGTCCGTCTTCACGCCGCCGACGTTGAACACGGCGGGTGTGCCGCCGCTGATGCCACTGCCGCCGATGCCGCCGATCGCGCCGGGAGGCGTGATGCCAAGCAGGCGATCGCTGAAATCGACATGATAATAGTTCACCTGCGCTTCGATCCCGGTCAGGAACGAACTGTCGATGGTCCGGCGGCTGCGTAGGCCGATTTCATAGACCCAGGAGGTTTCGGGGCGGCCATTGAACTTCAGATTGTCGAATGCCGCCTGGCTGCCGCTGCTCCACGGCGTGACGCCGCCGCCGCCATAAGGCTGGAAGTGGCGCAGGTTCTTCTGCACGTTGACATAGACCTGCTCGCTGTCGGTGAAGTCCCACTTCGCGCCGATCGCGGGCAGGAACCAGCGCTTGGTGTTGATCTCGCCTTCGGGCAGGGCGCTTGCCGAACCAGGCAGCGATCCGATGATCGGCTGGACCGGGAAGGTGCCGCTGGCAAATTGCAGGCTGGACTTGAAACCGCCCTGGACCAGCAGGCTGGGCGTGACCTGCCAGCTGTCCTGCACATGAAGTTGCAGAACATTGGTGCGCATCTCGCTGGCATATTGGGTGAACAGCGGATCATGCGGCGGCAGCGAATAGGGGTTGTAGTCCTGCGGCCGGGTCACATTGAGCGCATACCAGTTCCGATAGGCGGCCGAGCTGTTATATTCGTACCACGCACCAAGCTGAATCTGATGGTTGCCCAACGTCGCGTCGATCGAGGACAGGATGCCGCCGCGATCGATGCGATATTCGGTGGTACGGATCGCATAGCCCGAATTGCCGGTGGCCGTCTTCAGATTCTGGCCGGGGAAATAGAGCGA
This portion of the Sphingobium yanoikuyae genome encodes:
- a CDS encoding TonB-dependent receptor domain-containing protein, encoding MSFHVVALPLILAAAPASAASDRAIAFNIPAQNMATSLNEFGRQAGVQMVFPYDAIAGRRSIALKGRFSRAEALRRLIAGRGVAISYEGAAMISLAVAKAPTELSAAEAGAGVAGGGDIIVTAQKRVEDLSKVPQAITVVSGVEAAERKITDFASLVDEVPGLSINYSTGGESYGLLTIRGIGGADDYKPNGSPSVALHVDGVYQSSNAYLGMPLFDLERIEVLRGPQGTLYGRNTTAGVVNAITRGGRDTFDGYADVRYGSYDSLRAEAAIGGPVSDNMRVRLAVMTDQGGGFMNGKGAGDLAGAQLSVGGVVQRQVPAINDPGARKGFGDKDLFAARGTVDIDFGPDTSLTLKAFASRDRGDARQYDRISAAEDSSVLNAGEDKDPYSFYSRAYFQQRIDIKGASAQFSHLLNDATRFDMVAGWQSSQRNIGGNGDGTPYPQYEYLFDEDLSQASLEMRLRNEQQGRFNWLIGGFYMSDKIDYQSQWTSWAARTIYHNVHNQRRRSAALFGQADYELLPKIKLTLGLRYTKDDVDSQGRNIDDNPWGISNYATFFATTPNFQWDKQFKDDDLSGRAAAQWFITDDLNVFASVARGYRSGGFDGTSIMTLAETEPFQSETVWAYEAGVRYYKGPIRLSLDAFANDFDNLQATTRLDNDTNGRTNVGKAKTRGFEAALDVNLLNSGGHKLDFDASGTYLYSKITEFNSNRIADVTATVGDPLPGAPKWTGRVGLVHSYRFGDGWVLKSRANIFHHGKESNRLNAVVGNTSPAYTLLNARIELESPHGWSIYAMGRNITDEVYYPEMNGASRMVGAPATYAMGVRMSF
- a CDS encoding glycerophosphodiester phosphodiesterase codes for the protein MQDRSVSRRSLLQAGAGLTAAFATDVGAAIAAPARRKGPPLLIAHRGASALRPEHTLAAYAKAIQDGADYVEPDLVATKDGVLVARHENNIAETSDVAARADFAARKTVKTIDGERQEGWFTEDFTFAELKTLRAKERLGAIRPESQSYDGAFQIVSMEEIADFVAAESAARGRTIGLIPEIKHSTYFAGIGLQQEQRLIDIIGKSAYLQRAPFAIQSFEVANLRALRGRIGAYPNIQLAQLIGDPAQMPADVQAAGNKRFYRDMLTPAGLSEIASYADYLAPHVRMIIPVDEDQRLTKPTGLVDAAHAAGLLVSIWTFRPENQFLAADFRSDKGVSARNEEGSIAEMQRYLATGVDAIFTDDPALGRRAIS
- a CDS encoding RNA polymerase sigma factor; the encoded protein is MAPSTARRCQGEACIGRPYRRRLTVMRQRPPTNVDIVPILSCRLTNRPAHLKGEAAVTWLRDVDRWFIDEILPHRVAFRRQAARLVPTAEAEDLVQEAYARAINASHHREIVNPRSFVLTIIRNLAHERHRRATVVRFEHLADMEAMEIADSAPDQFAVLSGNMELARLIALMEQLPPQARAVVKMRRIEGLLPGDIAVRMGLSVSTVEKHLAKGLAILAYAMQEAPPQEERAPFSRLWQRHRHQRK
- a CDS encoding FecR family protein, which produces MEEAAGWLAALDAGSVTPQAFEQWRAADPRHAIAFAQVAHAFEQVERLRAVEDRPAEPAPTAINRRGMLRAGVLAGGASVAGALLAVRATAREHAKTAIGERRALVLDDGTRIELNTGTRISWRIDKGESRIWLERGEIGLTVPASLRGKLTLEAGSARFTLGTGSFNARQQPESFDFLVLNGMADSVRGDGLTAGAMARVIGQNVAIGPADPVTLDRARSWKDGQLVFEGESLDFVVAEFNRYLDPRIVIADPALSRIRLGGRFTTTNPNDLLTALHASFGIRSQRSENGAITLTAG
- a CDS encoding alkaline phosphatase D family protein; its protein translation is MQASPWHRRAVLGAMVALGATPLRVLAAPFTAQADPFALGVASGDPSRDGFVLWTRLVGPDAHPVRAGSIPVRYEVAEDEGFRNIVRTGALNAHPEAAHSIHLELTGLRPGRPYHYRFHALGATSPVGRTATVPDRTNRLRLALTSCQHWELGWFGAYRDMLAGDPDLIVQVGDYIYETSYPDQPKVRDFGAPEPRDLDGYRARYALYRTDPDLQEAHRRVPWLVTWDDHEVLNDYAALANREGLPPEIFAARRAAAYQAYFEHMPIRPSLWRSMASPRLYRGVDWGELASLSMLDTRQFRSNPPCAAPSVARNVRLDHCAERLAPDRTMLGQAQEAWLAQRLSQERRPWTLLAQGVFFAPLALDGGGDAVYSDQWDGYVAGRSRLLDQLARPNVRNPLILSGDVHSFWLNDLHRADGTPPVATEIVTSALAAQSPPAGRFGEVRANNPHIRFHDLNHSGYVRIEIEPTRLVAQFRALNLKSARAKPKILQQVEQDIR
- a CDS encoding TonB-dependent receptor, with the translated sequence MNILHTRSRACLLGSAGLLALVVSAPAFSQTPTPAADQAAQVDGEATSIVVTGVKATRSATAITTTEIQKILPGVAPFKAIQTLPGVMYVTADPWGNNEQNASLFIHGFSAQQLGHTLDGVPLGDQSYGNFNGLSPQRAIISENVGSVVVATGTAELGIASTSNLGGGIENFSSDPRQQMGAQLNHTFGSYGTARTFVRLDSGEFGDGNSGYVSVLRHRARAWDFRGKQKGWAANAKFVHDDSNGKLTAYFSYSDKQEPNEDATTVFKNPTNAAQAYQPYTRPFFYPDFAGAVAYLNASGNVPAAEAQNYRNYYSAAIRTDYLGYIKYQAHLSDQVDWSNQVYYHNNDGAGIVAGPITVAGLPNLFSLYFPGQNLKTATGNSGYAIRTTEYRIDRGGILSSIDATLGNHQIQLGAWYEYNSSAAYRNWYALNVTRPQDYNPYSLPPHDPLFTQYASEMRTNVLQLHVQDSWQVTPSLLVQGGFKSSLQFASGTFPVQPIIGSLPGSASALPEGEINTKRWFLPAIGAKWDFTDSEQVYVNVQKNLRHFQPYGGGGVTPWSSGSQAAFDNLKFNGRPETSWVYEIGLRSRRTIDSSFLTGIEAQVNYYHVDFSDRLLGITPPGAIGGIGGSGISGGTPAVFNVGGVKTDGIDAALTLRFGQVFSLYNAVSYNRSIYDSDYSTITGAATGTRIGGIATVGGVVPTGGKLIPVSPKWMNKTVATLTLGDFDAQMIGDYVGRRVTTFTNDASVKSVFQASARIAYRLPASMVGLQKAEISLNVTNLFDTTGASTVQASANTNNYNVYPIPPRQWFATLSVNY